The Campylobacterota bacterium sequence AGAGCGTCTCCGGCAGATTTACGGCACCGACGATCTCTCCCATCCCGGGGTCAGCGCCACCTACAAACGTCTCGGGAAATACGCCATTTGCGGCGATTATACGATTGATCTCTCTCCCGTGGAAGCGCTGCAAACAATGATCGACGAAGCCAAAAACGAGATCGGCGCGCAGCACGCGACGGCGATGTTCATGGCGGCCAATCCGCTTCACCGTGCCCATGAACGGCTGATCCGCCAGACTCTTGAGGGGACGGACATGATCATCATTTTCCTCCTCAAACCCTACAACAACGCGAACCTCAGCTACGATCTGCGCTACGAAACGCTGAAGTTTTTCGTCGATAACTATCTCCCGCGCGGTCGCGTCGTCGTCATTCCGCTGGAGAGCAGTTATATCTTCGCGGGGTGCAACGAAGTGATCCTCGATGCGATCGTTGCCAAAAACTACGGGTGCGACCGCCTCATGATCGGCCAGAACCATGCGGGAATCGGGATGTATTACGACCACAACGCCAACAAATCGGTCGTCGACCGGCTGGTGGGCATCGACATCGAAGTGGGCGTTTCGAGCGAATACGTCTACTGCAACCAGTGCAAAACGCTCGTCAGCGTCCAAACCTGCCCCCACGGCCACCATCACCATATTTCGTACCATTCCGAGTCGATTCTCGAGCTGATGCAGCAGGGGCTTTTGCCTCCCGCCGTGCTGGTGCGCAAAGAGATCTCGTCGATGATCGTCGCGTCGCTCTATCCGGGACGGTTCAAAAACCTGGCCAAACTTTATTACGACATCATGCCGGTCAACGGGCTGCTCGAAGAACATACCGAAAAAGATTTCTACGTCGAGCTGATGCGGCTTTACCAGACAACGTCGCTGAATTAAAAGGAGTGGTATGAATTTTCGATGGTTTTTTCTGACGGGCGCCTACAGCGGTCTTTTCCCCAAAGCACCCGGAACCGCGGGAACCCTCGCGGCATTGCCCGCCGGTGTCGCGGTTCTCGCCTATTTCGGCTCCCAGACTCTTTTTCTCGCATCGCTTCTGATCACCCTCATCGCCCTCAAAGCGATCAACGCCTACGAAGCCCAAAGCGGTATCCACGACGATAAACGGATCGTCATCGACGAAGTCGTCGGGATGTGGCTGGCTCTTTCCATCGCGCCCGGTGCCACGTTCGCGTGGCCGGAACTTGCCCGGTGGGAGAACGGCCTGATGGTGCAAATCGTACTCGCGTTCCTCTTTTTCCGTCTCTACGACATTAAAAAACCTTCGGTCATCGGCCGTATCGACCGTGAAGCCAAAGGAGGATGGGGCGTCATGGGCGACGACATTCTCGCCGGTTTCGCCGCGGGAATCAGCTCGGCCATCGTCTGGCAGCTGCTCCTCAAAACACCCCTCTTTAGCTGACGACCCGGTTTCTTCCCCCCTCTTTCGCGGCATAGAGTTTTTCATCGACACGGTGCAAGAGGCTGTCGGAGGTCTCCCCGATATGCCATTGCACGACGCCGAACGAGCAGGTCAGACGTTCAAGCGGTGCGAAACGGTGCGCTTCGATCCGTGCGCGAAGCGTTTCGGCCAGTTTTGACGCCGAAGCAAGCTCGTTGTCGGGCAACAGTACGACCAGCTCTTCTCCCCCCCAACGCGCGACGATATCACTTTTCCGAACGCTCTGCGAGAGGAGGCGTGAGAGCTCTTTGAGCACTTCGTCGCCCACTAGGTGACCGTAACGGTCGTTAACGTCTTTGAAATGGTCCACATCGACGAGAATCAGCGAAAAAACTCTTCCGTATCGGCTGGACATATGGATCGAATGCTGCAGCGCCTTATCAAACTGAAAACGGTTGGCAAGCCCCGTCAAAATATCCTGCGTCGCCAGTTCGTTGAGACGTGTGATGTCGGTGAATACGACGACGTGGCGGACGTTTCCTTTGTATTCCATTTTTTTCGAGTTGACCCGAAAAATCGTGGTTTCCCCGTTGATCGTCATTTTCACCTGATTCTCTTTGTTCTCGTTCGCCAGCAGATAATCGGTCCAGATCATCCCCTCCATCACCGGCATCAGGTACTGTTCGGTCTCTTCCGATTCGAAAAAATTGCAGATGCACTGATAGGCCTTTTTGAATTCGGCCAGGGTTTTAAACCGGAAATAGTCGAAAAAGGCCCTGTTGGCGTAAATGATCTCTTTCCCGTCGGTGACGATGACGATGTTTTGCTGTGAATCGAGAATCGTATTGATGTAACGCTCCTGCAGATCCACTTTGCCGATCAGGGCGCCGAAGGTGTATTCGATGACCCCCCAAAGCAGCGCCACCATCGTCAATGTAACCAGCAGGCTCCCGATCAGTGCGTCCGAAATCGACTGATTCGCCCCCGTCACGTCGTTGATCGTCACGATCATCCCGAAGGTACGGCGTTTCGTATCTTTGAGAAACAGCGGTGTGACTTCGTATTCGCGGTGTTTGTAGCGGACGGTGCGGGGGAGAAGTCCCGGATTTTTCTGTGCAAAGAGCTGCATGATCTCTTTTTTCTCCGGGAGCACGCTGCTGTAATAAAAGCTGTCGATCCCTTGAGAATAGAGTTTGCGGTCCGCTGCCCCGAGCCATTCGCGGTGCAGCAATACGATACTCTCCGACCCGGTCGAATCTTTGATCTTTTTGACGAAGTAACCGCTGTCGACCCCGTATTCGACCGCACCGATGTATTTTCCCTGATCAAAAATCGGCATGATGACCCGGAATGCGATCCCTCCGAGCCCACCTTCGAACCCGGTGACCATTTTGTGTTCGCGGTGGATCTCCTGAAGCATCGGGCGGCGTGATGCGATGTCGTCGCCGTATTTCTCTTTCAGGTGGACCCGCAGGATGGAGCGCCCGTCGGCGGCATGAAACTGCATGATGTGCAGATAGGGGTTCTCTTCCTGCAGAGCTTTGTATCGGGGGAGAATGAGGCGGTAGAGCGTTTGCGTATCCCGCGCTCCGATCGCTTCCATCACGCCGGGTGTTTCAAGGGTGGCGCGGGTGCGGAACCGGTAAAGCTGTTCGGTGTCGTGTACGATCGAATCGAACGAAAGGCGGATGTTCTCCGAAGAGCGTTCGCTCCGTTCTTTGGCGAACTGTTTCTCCTGCGAGATATGGTAGAAAGTCAGTGTGGCCGAAACGACGATGACGATCAGCGCGATGATCAGTTGTACGCGTAACTTGAAATTCATCCGCCCTCCACCTTTTTTGGCACTATACGGTTTAGATCAACATCGGTTCGTCGGTCGGTTCGATCTCTTCGAAATCCTGAACGATCTGATCAAGCATCGCCTGTGTCTTTTTTATTTTACTGATATTTTCATCAAAAATCGACTTGGACGCGGGAAAAGCTTCCGAAAGTTCCTGATAAATGAGGATCCGCCCCCCGAAATGGCGGTTAAACTCGTCAAACGCCCTGCGGAGATACTCTTTGGACGTCGTATGGCGGAAAAGAGCTTTGATCATTTTTTTACGCTCTTTGATCGGCAGAGACTCGTCGATCGCTTCGGCGACACGCTTGATGTCCAGACGCGAAAAGTAAACTCCGCTGTGGTAGGGGGCCAGCAATTTGTCCGCGAGTTCATCGACGAATCCGGGGACCGGCTCTTCCACCTCTTCGTGTTCTTTGGTCGTATCGCAGCTGTCGCTGTCGCACTTTCCGCGTATAAACTGGTCGAATTCGGCTCTCAGATCGCTCAGGTCGTGTTGGTTCATTGTCGTTTCTCCTCTGTAATTAGATCGTAAAAATAACGGGTTGCCGCCATCAGGGCGACATCTTCGTCGAATGCTTCGGCGTATTTTTCCAGCGCCGTGGGAGTGATCAGATCGCCGATCAGCTGCCCCTCTTCGATGCGGATCAGATCGCAATACCCCTGCGCCTTTGCCGCATCGGTCGCACCGTCAAGCAGCGCGTACGCTTCTGCCTGGTACTCGTTGGCGATCACCGCGCCGCTGAGCTTGGACGAGCGCATCTGCGAAACGGTAAACGTTACGTCATCGGGGCGGATGTTCATCGGGATAATCATCGCGTTCATACCGTTTTCTTTAAACAGTTTGTTACTCACGGCCGCAAAGCGGCTGCTGTGGGCATTTTCGGCGATGTAGCCGAACAGTTTCGTCTCAACCGTAATCGAATTGTCGTTGTTCATCATGGTTTCAGTCCCCACAATTCCATAGCTTCTTCCTCTTCCAAGCGGCAACGGCGGCAGATTTTTTCTCCCCCCACCGAGCTGAACAGACCGCTGCATTCGTCGCATCGTCGGACCGAAAACGTCACCAGGTTCTGTACGGAGGGTTCGTACCACTCTTTGAGGTTGTATGACGTCGATACGCTGATCGCGCCGCTCTCGCACACATCGTGGCACAGATGGCATTTGACGCACAGAAACGGGTCGAAATCGATTTTGCTGTTGCGCAGGTCCGACGTGAGTGCTCCGGTAGGACAAACGCGGTAGCACATTTCACAAGCGGTGCATTTGGCTTCGTCGAGCAGTTTCTGCGACGTGAAACTCACCGCGTCGGCCGAAACGACATGGTACGTCTCCGGCCGTTCGGTTCGTTTGAGCGCCGTAAAAAAAAGTTTCCGACGGTCGGTGATTTTTTTGGTTCGCAGCCCCTGGGTATCGAAGCTCCCGATCGAACATTCGACGAATTCGTCGGTCGATTTCTGCACTTCTTTTTCAAAATCGGCTTTGACCTTGGCGATCCCTTTGAGATGGAAATGCCTGAAAAAATCGCGCCGCTGCGCTTCCCCCGGATCAGGTTCCGTCTCATCGACGTATCCCAGCGGTACAAGGGCGAGCGCGTTTTCCGATCCCACCGCTTCGAGCAGGTAGGCGACGTTTTCGACTCGCTGCTCAAGCCGCCGCAAAATCGCCTCGCCGATTTCGCACGCCCCGCAATGTCCCGTATCGAGCACGACGTTTTTTTTGAGTTGGGCCAATGCGATCAGATGTTCGTCGCTCAGCGCCCCCAGGCAGGGAACGTTCTTCTGGCACGATACCGTATTCCCCGGCTCGGCGGCAAACGAAAAGAAAAACTCGGTAGCGCTGAAATCTTCCAACGCAAGAGCTTCGGTCGGGCAGACGGCAGCGCACGCGTTGCATCCGACGCAAAGCGAATGGTTGATGGCGGGCAGACGCCCTTCCAGCGACACGGCATGCGTCGGGCAGACTTCGGCACAGCCGTTACAGGCCGAGTTGACGCTGAGGGCGCGAACGCATCGGGCGGGAGTCAGATGTAAAAGGCCCATATCATTCCGAAACGGTTTTACTCAGCATCTCGTTGTCCGAGAGGATGAATTCGAGCGCCATCTCCGCCGCATCGTAATAAAGCGGGGTACGTGCTTCGTATTTCATGTTGATCAGGTACATCGGCGCCCATTTGAGCAAGTGGGTGTTTAAAAATCGGTGCTGGATTTTCATCAGCTCCGCCGACGCCTCAAGATCGTCTTCGCCCAGGGCTTTTTTCTGCGCTTCGCACAGGTGGTGCATGAACTCCAATTCGATGCCGATGTGGTCGGCCGAAACGACGCGGGCGATCTCGTAATCGACGATAAAGCCGTACGCGCTGTACATGTCGGTAACCGGGTTCGCCCCGCCTGTTTCGATCATCTGGTCACTGCGGGTGTAAAAGGTCTCGTAGGGGACCAGATGCAGAATCGAGAGGTTGACGAAATCGGGGTTGAGATACTCATCCAAAAGCTGCTGGTTTGGGAGACTCAGACGCGGTTCCCACTCTTTCCAATGGGGAAGAAAATCCAAAACCGTTTCGTCGGTTTTAAACGTCTGAAGCGTCTGCGCGTCCAACTCTTGGAGAAGTACCCGTGACAACAGTCCGTAAATATTGCTTCGTGCGATGATTTCATCCATACGGTATTACCTTTAAAAATATACTGGTGGGATTTTAGCTTATCGGGCTGAAAAGCTCATAAGAAGAGGCGCCTACTCCCCGGAGGAAGCCTCCGGGGAAGTTTGGCTTAGCCTTTGATGGAAACGTCGTACGCGGTTGGGTCAAGGCGGACCCAAGGACGTTTAATGTGGCGTGGACGACGGATGGTCGATCCCGCATCCAGACCGCGGCTGAGCTGGTCACGCCACGCCTGGTAGACTTTGAGATTGTTTTCGTAGTTGACGAAAATATCCCCGATTTTGTCTCCCGCCTGCGCCGGTTCGAGGAGAACCTTGTGGTGCCAGCAGTGCATGCCCGATACCGGGTCCGGATGGGCCGCAGCCACGGCATTTTGCCATGAGCCCGAAAGACCGTCCCACCATACGTTGACGGAGTCTGCGTTGTACTGACCGAAACGTTTCGTTTCGAACGGCTTGATCCCTTCGACGTATTTGAGTTTTCCGACTTTTCCGTCCATCTGAACTTCGGCGACCGGAACACCGAAGCTGTTCAGACCGGTGGTGCCCTCGTAATCGTCGATGACCGTCTGGGCACCTGCACGTCCGGCATTTTCCGGAGACTCTTTGAGGAACTCTTTGTTGTTCAAATCGCGCGGTGCCGTACCGGTAGCGACCTTACCGTCGGAAACCCCGTTGGGAACCGCAACGGCGTTGGTCAGTTTCCAGCGTCCGCCGTGGTGGGAACATGCGAGAGTACCGGGGAGAACGCCCTCGGTCGGAACCGCCATCGCAACGAAGAATCCGCTCTCAAGACCCGAAACGGTGTCGACGATTTTGACACGGATCGCGTCACCGCGTTTGAATCCGAGACGTTTCGCGTCGACGGTATTGATCCAGATCGGATCGTGGTTCTGGCTGATCTCCATCAGGTGTTTGGAGTTCGCCGAACGGGTGTGAATGTTGTACGGCAGACGGAAAACGGTGTTCAACGCGAACGCGTTTTCTTCTTTCATGTACATGTGGTTGACGTGCGATACGATGTGCTCCATCTCCGCTTTCTCTTTGTCGTTACGCGGATAGAACGGTACGGCGTATTCCGCCCATTTCCACTCGGCAAACCACTGAGAATAGAACTCGAGTTTTTTCGACAGCGTCGCAAAACCTTCGACTTTTTTGCCGTCGACTTCGACCCCGATCGCCGAGCGGTGACCGTGGTGATCCGCAGCGGTGATGACGCCGCCCGCACCCACGCTCATCGACGCCGCGTCGAATTTGTGCCCGTGAGCGCTTACTTCGCCGTTTTCAACTTTGAGTTCGCGTTCCATCGCATGGTAGATTTTATCCTCTTCCATCCAGACACCGTGGTCGCGCAGATAGGCATAAACCGGGAATTCCTCGTTCATGTAGCGAGGATCGTTCGTTGCCGTCTCTTTGAGTTTCGGGAGGTTATCCCCGAATGCCGCGTCGTACCACTCGGCAATCGTAACCGGTTTGCCCGGATGGCGTTTGGATTCCCACATTTTTCGGACACCGAGGCTTCCGTCGGGATCGACGTAGTTGACGCACAGGTCAAACCAGAACTCGTTCTCTTCCCATACTTCGCCCAATCCGGCTTTGATGTGCGCTTCGAGCGTCGCACGGACCGGATTTTTCGGTTTCCAGCCCGATTTTTCGAGCGCTACACGCAGTACCGGCTGGCGGAACGACGTCCAGCGTGCCGGCATCGTCGCTTCGGAGTGCTGGTCGTGACGTTCGCCTGCCAGACCGACGGGGAGAACATAGTCCATGTACCAGTTCGACTCGGACCATACCGGAGAGAGGTTCATGGTGAGTTCCATAATCTCTTCGTTTTTCAGCACTTCGATCCAGCGGAAACCGTCCGGGTTGATCCACACGGGGTTGTACATACGCGGGATATAGACGGCGAGCTTGCTCGGAACGTTCAATCCGCGGTCGTTCCATTTTTTCTGCCACTCTTTATCGCTCAAAAGGTGCGGCAGCAGGTAAGAGAGTTCGTACGTCGACAAAGGCCATTCCGGCGGCCATGTCAGTTCGTTCCACACTTTGACCTTCGGTACGTCCGCACCCGCGACACCCTGTCCGACGGTTGCGCTTCCGCCCTTGCCCGAAACAGAGATAACGTGCCAGTGGTGGAAGAAAGTTCCCCCTTCCGTTCCGATACCGCCGCGCAGGGCGATCGCCAGATACGCCGCCCGTCCGCTCATCCATCCGCCGCGGTTCCCCGCTGCGGTCGCACGCCAGATGTACGTCGAAATCGCGTCTCCGGCCCAGATGAACATTTCGTAGAGTTTCTCGAGTTTGTACGCCGGTACATGGGTCTCTTTG is a genomic window containing:
- a CDS encoding sulfate adenylyltransferase produces the protein MASSRKNRSLYIDQEAVSALTLLKAGKLDPVNRLMNEEQSKEVLSSGMFKGKTFPFPLILSPSGRVNETVLTSAKKGELLELVCDGSVVGELCVDEVFQIDPKERLRQIYGTDDLSHPGVSATYKRLGKYAICGDYTIDLSPVEALQTMIDEAKNEIGAQHATAMFMAANPLHRAHERLIRQTLEGTDMIIIFLLKPYNNANLSYDLRYETLKFFVDNYLPRGRVVVIPLESSYIFAGCNEVILDAIVAKNYGCDRLMIGQNHAGIGMYYDHNANKSVVDRLVGIDIEVGVSSEYVYCNQCKTLVSVQTCPHGHHHHISYHSESILELMQQGLLPPAVLVRKEISSMIVASLYPGRFKNLAKLYYDIMPVNGLLEEHTEKDFYVELMRLYQTTSLN
- a CDS encoding phosphatidylglycerophosphatase A; translation: MNFRWFFLTGAYSGLFPKAPGTAGTLAALPAGVAVLAYFGSQTLFLASLLITLIALKAINAYEAQSGIHDDKRIVIDEVVGMWLALSIAPGATFAWPELARWENGLMVQIVLAFLFFRLYDIKKPSVIGRIDREAKGGWGVMGDDILAGFAAGISSAIVWQLLLKTPLFS
- a CDS encoding diguanylate cyclase; the encoded protein is MNFKLRVQLIIALIVIVVSATLTFYHISQEKQFAKERSERSSENIRLSFDSIVHDTEQLYRFRTRATLETPGVMEAIGARDTQTLYRLILPRYKALQEENPYLHIMQFHAADGRSILRVHLKEKYGDDIASRRPMLQEIHREHKMVTGFEGGLGGIAFRVIMPIFDQGKYIGAVEYGVDSGYFVKKIKDSTGSESIVLLHREWLGAADRKLYSQGIDSFYYSSVLPEKKEIMQLFAQKNPGLLPRTVRYKHREYEVTPLFLKDTKRRTFGMIVTINDVTGANQSISDALIGSLLVTLTMVALLWGVIEYTFGALIGKVDLQERYINTILDSQQNIVIVTDGKEIIYANRAFFDYFRFKTLAEFKKAYQCICNFFESEETEQYLMPVMEGMIWTDYLLANENKENQVKMTINGETTIFRVNSKKMEYKGNVRHVVVFTDITRLNELATQDILTGLANRFQFDKALQHSIHMSSRYGRVFSLILVDVDHFKDVNDRYGHLVGDEVLKELSRLLSQSVRKSDIVARWGGEELVVLLPDNELASASKLAETLRARIEAHRFAPLERLTCSFGVVQWHIGETSDSLLHRVDEKLYAAKEGGRNRVVS
- a CDS encoding 4Fe-4S binding protein, which codes for MGLLHLTPARCVRALSVNSACNGCAEVCPTHAVSLEGRLPAINHSLCVGCNACAAVCPTEALALEDFSATEFFFSFAAEPGNTVSCQKNVPCLGALSDEHLIALAQLKKNVVLDTGHCGACEIGEAILRRLEQRVENVAYLLEAVGSENALALVPLGYVDETEPDPGEAQRRDFFRHFHLKGIAKVKADFEKEVQKSTDEFVECSIGSFDTQGLRTKKITDRRKLFFTALKRTERPETYHVVSADAVSFTSQKLLDEAKCTACEMCYRVCPTGALTSDLRNSKIDFDPFLCVKCHLCHDVCESGAISVSTSYNLKEWYEPSVQNLVTFSVRRCDECSGLFSSVGGEKICRRCRLEEEEAMELWGLKP
- a CDS encoding molecular chaperone TorD family protein, which translates into the protein MDEIIARSNIYGLLSRVLLQELDAQTLQTFKTDETVLDFLPHWKEWEPRLSLPNQQLLDEYLNPDFVNLSILHLVPYETFYTRSDQMIETGGANPVTDMYSAYGFIVDYEIARVVSADHIGIELEFMHHLCEAQKKALGEDDLEASAELMKIQHRFLNTHLLKWAPMYLINMKYEARTPLYYDAAEMALEFILSDNEMLSKTVSE
- a CDS encoding molybdopterin-dependent oxidoreductase — protein: MYLESRRTFLKGAALTVTGAAIAKGVFTADAVAESVEKSKFTNTPDSLSFYPPLDQWNHFQELDGVDWKRGGIDRHGVQSEENPEGIYVNDYMIVPTACSNCEASCGLTAWIDKKTFVVKKYMGNPLHPASRGRNCGKGYAVQSQMYDPDRIPFPLKRAPGSKRGEGKWIRTTWDEAMTTIGKKMGDTLRKGDDLSRKSVMYHVGRPNENGFVPQVWETLGVDSYNSHTNICSSNGRTPTIQWANDDRTSPDWANAKLIFLNSSHAADAGHYFAQSAAFIADARKKGAKMVVMDPRMSNSAGMADLWIAAWPGTEPVVYLYLVNRILQEGKADKKFVKKWFNWDVLMNDDRQLSLMVEKGYISKLPADKSFESYMELMKELYSPYTLEFAVKETHVPAYKLEKLYEMFIWAGDAISTYIWRATAAGNRGGWMSGRAAYLAIALRGGIGTEGGTFFHHWHVISVSGKGGSATVGQGVAGADVPKVKVWNELTWPPEWPLSTYELSYLLPHLLSDKEWQKKWNDRGLNVPSKLAVYIPRMYNPVWINPDGFRWIEVLKNEEIMELTMNLSPVWSESNWYMDYVLPVGLAGERHDQHSEATMPARWTSFRQPVLRVALEKSGWKPKNPVRATLEAHIKAGLGEVWEENEFWFDLCVNYVDPDGSLGVRKMWESKRHPGKPVTIAEWYDAAFGDNLPKLKETATNDPRYMNEEFPVYAYLRDHGVWMEEDKIYHAMERELKVENGEVSAHGHKFDAASMSVGAGGVITAADHHGHRSAIGVEVDGKKVEGFATLSKKLEFYSQWFAEWKWAEYAVPFYPRNDKEKAEMEHIVSHVNHMYMKEENAFALNTVFRLPYNIHTRSANSKHLMEISQNHDPIWINTVDAKRLGFKRGDAIRVKIVDTVSGLESGFFVAMAVPTEGVLPGTLACSHHGGRWKLTNAVAVPNGVSDGKVATGTAPRDLNNKEFLKESPENAGRAGAQTVIDDYEGTTGLNSFGVPVAEVQMDGKVGKLKYVEGIKPFETKRFGQYNADSVNVWWDGLSGSWQNAVAAAHPDPVSGMHCWHHKVLLEPAQAGDKIGDIFVNYENNLKVYQAWRDQLSRGLDAGSTIRRPRHIKRPWVRLDPTAYDVSIKG